A DNA window from Zingiber officinale cultivar Zhangliang chromosome 3A, Zo_v1.1, whole genome shotgun sequence contains the following coding sequences:
- the LOC122054197 gene encoding alpha-humulene 10-hydroxylase-like has product MEAHMVLVGSLSSSFFVALFLFVFFIATLKRMRKSSEAGQKLVRLPPGPPRLPLVGNIHHLAGANPHRKLRHLARAHGPLLLLRLGQADLVVASSVEAVEEIVKVHDLNFADRPSDLTFANILSYDGLSVAMAPYGGYWKQMRKVYAMELLNSRRVKSFAAIRERAVRKLSAEIANASRSQSTAPLNLSQMVMSMTNELVIRAAFGERCEQKGKFLKLVKEGVGLVTSFAVADMFPSLKFLDTLTGLKFKLQSVRRQIDEVFDEIISQRQVDRASGSSEEEEDRIIDVLLRLKDQADDDQEFPITSTSIKAIVLEIFLGGTETSSTVIEWAMSELMKNPEVMEKAQREIRESMQGQGKTELEESDIAKFDYLKLVIKETLRLHPPGPLLLPRVCRETCEVLGYRVPAGARVLINAWALGRDERYWGADAESFRPERFASGAVDFRGFNFEYVPFGAGRRICPGMTFGLSSVEVGLAHLLFYFDWKLPGGMNAKELDMTEISGASAPRKSPLFLLANPRVPLP; this is encoded by the exons ATGGAAGCACACATGGTCTTGGTCGGctctctctcttcttccttcttcgtcGCTCTTTTCCTCTTCGTCTTCTTCATCGCAACTCTAAAGAGGATGAGGAAGAGTAGTGAGGCGGGACAAAAGCTAGTCCGTCTTCCGCCTGGACCGCCTAGACTTCCGCTCGTCGGAAACATCCACCACCTCGCCGGTGCCAATCCCCACCGCAAGCTCCGCCACCTTGCCCGAGCTCATGGCCCACTCTTGCTTCTCCGGCTCGGCCAGGCGGACCTAGTGGTCGCCTCCTCCGTGGAAGCCGTGGAGGAGATCGTCAAGGTTCACGATCTCAACTTCGCCGACCGGCCGTCGGACTTGACCTTCGCCAACATATTGTCCTACGACGGCCTCAGCGTCGCCATGGCTCCCTACGGCGGCTACTGGAAGCAGATGAGGAAGGTGTACGCCATGGAGCTACTCAACTCCCGTCGCGTGAAGTCCTTCGCCGCGATTCGCGAGCGCGCGGTCCGTAAGCTCTCCGCGGAGATCGCAAATGCGTCGCGCAGCCAGAGTACTGCGCCTCTCAACCTCAGCCAGATGGTGATGTCTATGACGAACGAGCTCGTGATCAGAGCGGCGTTCGGGGAGAGGTGCGAGCAGAAAGGGAAGTTCTTGAAGCTGGTGAAGGAAGGGGTGGGCTTGGTCACCAGCTTCGCCGTGGCCGACATGTTCCCGTCGCTCAAGTTCTTGGACACCCTCACCGGCTTAAAGTTCAAGTTGCAGAGCGTCCGGCGGCAGATCGACGAGGTGTTCGACGAGATCATCTCTCAGCGTCAAGTTGATCGAGCTTCAGGCTcttcggaggaggaggaggatcgaATCATCGACGTGCTTCTGAGGCTTAAGGACCAAGCCGACGACGACCAAGAGTTTCCAATAACATCCACCAGCATCAAGGCCATCGTCTTG GAAATATTTCTCGGAGGAACAGAGACATCGTCGACGGTGATCGAGTGGGCTATGTCGGAGTTGATGAAGAACCCGGAGGTGATGGAGAAGGCCCAAAGGGAGATCAGGGAGTCTATGCAAGGACAGGGAAAGACAGAGCTGGAAGAGAGCGACATCGCCAAGTTCGACTACCTTAAATTAGTCATCAAGGAGACCCTGAGGCTTCACCCGCCGGGGCCCCTGTTGCTGCCGAGGGTGTGCAGGGAGACGTGCGAGGTTCTCGGATACAGAGTGCCGGCAGGGGCTCGAGTGCTGATCAACGCGTGGGCATTGGGCAGGGACGAGCGCTACTGGGGCGCCGACGCTGAGAGTTTCAGGCCAGAGAGATTCGCCAGCGGCGCCGTCGATTTCAGGGGGTTCAACTTTGAGTATGTGCCGTTTGGCGCAGGACGAAGGATATGCCCCGGCATGACGTTTGGGCTGTCGTCGGTGGAAGTTGGGTTGGCTCACCTTCTCTTCTACTTCGACTGGAAACTTCCCGGCGGAATGAACGCAAAAGAATTGGACATGACGGAGATTTCCGGGGCTAGTGCGCCGAGAAAATCGCCTCTGTTCTTGCTTGCCAACCCGCGAGTTCCTCTGCCGTAG
- the LOC122053068 gene encoding 40S ribosomal protein S27-2: protein MVLPNDIDLLNPPAELEKRRHKLKRLVQSPNSFFMDVKCQGCFNITTVFSHSQTVVVCGNCQTVLCQPTGGRARLTEGCSFRRKGD from the exons ATG GTTCTTCCGAACGACATCGATTTGCTCAACCCTCCTGCCGAGCTCGAGAAGAGGAGGCACAAGCTCAAGCGCCTCGTGCAGTCTCCGAATTCCTTCTTCATG GACGTGAAATGCCAAGGCTGCTTCAACAT AACTACTGTTTTCAGTCACTCGCAGACCGTGGTGGTGTGCGGCAATTGCCAGACGGTGCTCTGCCAGCCAACGGGCGGTCGCGCCAGGCTCACCGAGGGGTGCTCCTTCCGGCGCAAAGGAGACTAG
- the LOC122053067 gene encoding ribosome maturation protein SBDS-like yields the protein MSKTLVQPIGQKRLTNVAVVRLKKHGIRFEIACYKNKVLSWRSGVEKDLDEVLQSQTVYSNVSKGILAKSKELIAAFGTDDQSKICLEILEKGELQVAGKERESQLSSQFRDIATIVMQKTINPETHRPYTISMIERLMHETHFAVDSNQSSKKQALEVIRELQKHFPIERSPMRLRLVVPEKSFPTLIEKLSGWNPNITSKDESGNEPSLVCELEPRFFRDCDAMMRSLQGRLEILAVSVHMEGDAQVDQYDTEEFMPRSTKEPSAVTQLGERLHEQEISTGNGHGEDQAKQNRCSACGVAFGDAKQYREHFKSDWHKHNLKRKTRQLPPLTAEECLADLELGDSKADLKEYSF from the exons ATGTCGAAGACCTTGGTGCAGCCCATCGGGCAGAAGCGCCTCACTAACGTGGCGGTTGTTCGTCTCAAGAAGCACGGAATCAGGTTCGAGATCGCCTGCTACAAGAACAAGGTCCTTTCGTGGCGATCAGGAGT AGAGAAGGATTTGGATGAAGTGTTGCAGTCACAAACAGTTTATTCAAATGTATCAAAAGGAATTCTTgcgaagtcaaaggaattgatcgCAGCATTTGGCACCGATGATCAGTCAAAAATATGTTTGGAG ATCTTGGAAAAAGGAGAGCTTCAAGTTGCTGGGAAGGAGAGAGAATCTCAGTTATCTAGTCAGTTCCGGGATATTGCAACTATCGTGATGCAGAAGACAATCAACCCTGAAACTCATCGTCCCTATACAATTAGCATGATTGAGCGACTTATGCATGAGACTCATTTTGCAGTGGATTCCAATCAAAGCTCAAAAAAACAG GCATTGGAAGTTATTAGGGAGCTTCAAAAGCATTTCCCTATTGAAAGATCCCCTATGAGATTGCGGCTTGTTGTGCCAGAGAAAAGCTTTCCTACTCTCATAGAGAAACTCAGTGGTTGGAATCCTAATATTACTTCCAAGGATGAGTCTGGAAATGAACCATCTCTT GTTTGCGAGTTAGAACCCAGATTTTTTCGTGATTGTGATGCCATGATGAGGAGCTTGCAAGGGAGGTTGGAAATACTTGCCGTATCTGTGCATATGGAGGGGGATGCTCAGGTCGACCAGTATGATACTGAAGAATTTATGCCAAGGTCAACAAAGGAGCCATCTGCAGTTACTCAACTGGGTGAGAGGCTGCACGAGCAAGAAATTTCCACTGGGAATGGTCACGGCGAAGATCAGGCCAAGCAGAACAGATGCAGCGCCTGTGGTGTTGCATTTGGAGATGCTAAACAGTACAGGGAGCACTTCAAATCTGACTGGCACAAGCATAACCTGAAGCGAAAGACGAGGCAGCTTCCTCCGTTGACTGCAGAGGAATGCCTAGCTGATTTGGAACTGGGCGATTCCAAGGCAGATCTCAAGGAATACTCTTTTTGA